The Tistrella mobilis genome window below encodes:
- a CDS encoding DUF2336 domain-containing protein, which translates to MAKLSEEDIRKLLSEPTAARREDVARKVAAVHADGELSDSERRLAEDIFRLMLRDAEVRVRSALAEALKDNPGVPADVARTLARDVVPVATPILEFSEVLTDEDLIEIVRAQTGAAQEAVARRKIISAELGETIVRHGAEGAVATVVGNPGAELGEKSLLTAIDRFPASENVQAGVIARPVLPVKVSERLVSVVSDRLRTQLVKRPDVPAALALDLALAGRERAVIGLVDPSRAEDPDELIDVLYAARRLTPTILFRALCIGDRGFFDRGIARLAGVALMNAQRLIDDPGRKGLERLLQTARIPDALAHAMMTAIDVAREMQYDGRPGDRIRYRSTLIERVLTQVEGIDSDNLDYLISRLASGERAA; encoded by the coding sequence ATGGCTAAATTGAGCGAAGAAGACATCCGCAAGCTGCTGTCCGAACCCACGGCGGCACGGCGCGAAGACGTCGCCCGCAAGGTCGCTGCCGTCCATGCCGACGGCGAACTCAGCGACAGCGAACGCCGGCTGGCCGAGGATATTTTCCGGCTGATGCTGCGCGATGCCGAGGTACGGGTCCGTTCCGCCCTCGCCGAGGCCCTGAAGGACAATCCGGGCGTGCCTGCCGATGTCGCTCGCACCCTGGCGCGTGACGTGGTGCCGGTGGCGACACCGATCCTGGAATTCTCGGAAGTGCTGACCGACGAGGACCTGATCGAGATCGTCCGTGCCCAGACCGGGGCGGCACAGGAAGCGGTGGCGCGGCGCAAGATCATCTCGGCCGAGCTGGGCGAGACGATCGTCCGCCATGGTGCCGAAGGCGCCGTCGCGACGGTGGTGGGCAACCCCGGGGCCGAACTGGGCGAGAAATCCCTGCTCACCGCCATCGACCGCTTCCCGGCCAGCGAAAACGTTCAGGCCGGCGTGATCGCCCGGCCGGTGCTGCCGGTGAAGGTCTCGGAACGGCTGGTCTCGGTGGTGTCGGACCGGCTGCGTACCCAGCTGGTCAAGCGGCCCGACGTGCCCGCCGCACTGGCATTGGATCTGGCGCTGGCCGGGCGCGAGCGGGCGGTGATCGGTCTGGTCGATCCCTCGCGTGCCGAGGACCCGGACGAGCTGATCGACGTGCTCTACGCCGCCCGCCGGCTGACGCCGACCATCCTGTTCCGGGCGCTGTGCATCGGCGATCGCGGCTTTTTCGATCGCGGCATCGCCCGGCTGGCCGGTGTTGCGCTGATGAATGCCCAACGGCTGATCGACGATCCGGGCCGCAAGGGGCTTGAACGCCTGCTGCAGACCGCCCGGATTCCCGACGCACTGGCGCATGCGATGATGACGGCCATCGACGTGGCGCGTGAAATGCAGTATGACGGCCGGCCTGGAGACCGGATCAGATATCGTTCGACCCTGATCGAGCGGGTGCTGACCCAGGTCGAGGGCATCGACAGCGATAATCTCGACTATCTGATCAGCCGCCTGGCTTCCGGCGAACGGGCGGCCTGA
- a CDS encoding cytochrome c family protein, whose translation MDTRFRIAALAGITGLMLAAGPAAAEGDAAKGEKIFARCKACHTIEAGGPNRVGPNLHGVYGREAGKAEGFKYSNVVAESGIVWTPENLDAYLTAPAKFLKGNRMAFAGLAKPEERADIIAYLASQK comes from the coding sequence ATGGACACCCGTTTCCGCATCGCCGCCCTGGCCGGCATCACCGGCCTGATGCTCGCCGCAGGTCCCGCCGCTGCCGAGGGCGACGCCGCCAAGGGCGAGAAGATCTTCGCCCGCTGCAAGGCCTGCCACACGATCGAGGCCGGCGGCCCCAACCGTGTCGGCCCCAATCTGCATGGCGTCTATGGCCGCGAGGCCGGCAAGGCCGAGGGCTTCAAGTATTCGAACGTCGTGGCGGAATCCGGCATCGTCTGGACGCCCGAGAACCTGGATGCCTATCTGACGGCGCCCGCGAAGTTCCTGAAGGGCAACCGCATGGCCTTCGCCGGGCTTGCAAAGCCGGAAGAGCGTGCCGACATCATCGCCTATCTCGCCAGCCAGAAATGA
- a CDS encoding uracil-DNA glycosylase family protein: MTAARGCTLCAPHLPRGPRPVLRAGASARILIIGQAPGTKVHETGLPWNDASGDRLRDWTGLDRDIFYDPARIAIIPMGLCYPGRGTGGDLPPRPECAPAWHPRLLPHLPELRLVILAGAYAIGAYARPLLGPAFARAPLSNVVAAWETLPPGIMPLPHPSPRNRRWLRDRPWFEERVVPALKQRVDRALGR; the protein is encoded by the coding sequence GTGACGGCGGCGCGCGGCTGCACGCTCTGTGCGCCGCATCTGCCGCGCGGCCCCCGCCCCGTGCTGCGCGCCGGGGCGAGTGCCCGCATCCTGATCATCGGTCAGGCGCCCGGAACGAAGGTGCACGAGACCGGCCTGCCCTGGAACGATGCCAGCGGCGACCGGCTGCGCGACTGGACCGGGCTCGATCGCGACATCTTCTACGATCCGGCGCGCATCGCCATCATCCCGATGGGGCTCTGCTATCCGGGCCGCGGCACCGGCGGCGACCTGCCGCCCCGGCCGGAATGCGCCCCGGCCTGGCATCCGCGGCTGCTGCCGCATCTGCCCGAACTGCGCCTGGTGATCCTGGCCGGAGCCTATGCGATCGGCGCCTATGCCAGGCCGCTGCTCGGCCCCGCCTTCGCACGTGCACCGCTCTCGAACGTGGTCGCAGCCTGGGAGACCCTGCCCCCGGGCATCATGCCCCTGCCCCATCCGTCGCCCCGCAACCGCCGCTGGCTGCGCGACCGGCCCTGGTTCGAAGAACGTGTGGTGCCGGCACTGAAGCAGCGGGTGGATCGTGCCCTCGGGCGATGA
- a CDS encoding sigma-54-dependent Fis family transcriptional regulator: MVAMHVRDHIEEVVRVVSTETSEPGGAARARRGQARPQLRASPLRDAPHRAIPLRDGLIRDSWRRCVATHGLDPTRLQEARILPEARVREHRERLEDLIRTARFGLESLYRRIAGQGYVLLLSDARGVTVDFMGDPTFDNHLRRAGLYLGSDWNEAHAGTCGVGLCIASGEALTVHQTDHFDATHVGLTCTCAPIHDVDGRLAAVLDISALRSPTPKDSQHLALQLVQDYAHTIEMANLERRFRDRWLVRFSLSPDFVEADPDCAVALDDDGRILGMTDRARRLLAGQADGSARDPSAVIGRHFNELVDFDVERLGDLGRGAATESCGIEVRSGRMLYAHAAPPGPAPAARSRPDTLRRGTHGLPAPLAALTGGDPAILAMLGRAARLVEAPVAIMIRGETGTGKEYLAKALHQSRRKPGPFVAVNCAALPESLIESELFGHVPGAFTGARARGHAGLIREASGGTLFLDEIGDMPLALQGRLLRVLAEREVLPVGGSRPVPVDIRVISASHRDLMAEVRAGRFREDLYYRLNGALLTLPPLRERADLDWLVGRMLADGATEPAGHRLDPQARLRLRAHHWPGNLRELANALVCARAVSTGGVIRVNDLPEELQAPAVSAQAHAIGPHPRAREDAEMLRMVLKSHGWNVSAAARALGIDRTTVHRRMRRLGIRPPHRVEG; encoded by the coding sequence ATGGTGGCCATGCATGTGCGGGACCATATCGAGGAAGTCGTGCGCGTCGTCTCGACCGAGACGTCTGAGCCCGGCGGTGCTGCGCGGGCCCGTCGCGGCCAGGCCCGGCCGCAGCTTCGCGCCTCCCCCCTCCGCGACGCCCCCCATCGCGCCATCCCGCTTCGCGACGGGCTGATCCGCGACAGCTGGCGGCGCTGTGTCGCCACCCACGGCCTGGACCCGACGCGGCTTCAGGAGGCCCGGATCCTGCCCGAGGCGCGGGTGCGCGAGCATCGTGAGCGGCTGGAAGATCTGATCCGCACCGCCCGTTTCGGCCTGGAAAGCCTGTATCGCCGCATCGCCGGCCAGGGCTATGTGCTGCTGCTGTCGGATGCGCGCGGCGTGACGGTCGATTTCATGGGCGACCCCACCTTCGACAACCATCTGCGCCGCGCCGGGCTCTATCTGGGATCGGACTGGAACGAAGCCCATGCCGGCACCTGCGGCGTGGGGCTGTGCATCGCCTCGGGCGAAGCGCTGACCGTGCACCAGACCGACCATTTCGATGCCACCCATGTCGGGCTGACCTGCACCTGCGCACCGATCCACGACGTCGACGGCCGCCTTGCCGCCGTGCTCGACATCTCGGCGCTGCGTTCTCCCACCCCTAAGGACAGCCAGCATCTGGCCCTGCAACTGGTCCAGGATTACGCCCACACCATCGAGATGGCCAATCTGGAGCGGCGGTTCCGCGACCGCTGGCTGGTCCGGTTCAGCCTGTCGCCGGATTTCGTCGAGGCCGACCCGGATTGCGCCGTGGCGCTGGATGATGACGGCCGCATCCTGGGCATGACCGACCGCGCCCGCCGCCTGCTCGCCGGTCAGGCCGATGGCAGTGCCCGCGACCCCTCGGCCGTGATCGGCCGCCATTTTAACGAGCTGGTGGATTTCGACGTCGAACGCCTGGGCGATCTGGGCCGGGGGGCTGCGACCGAATCCTGCGGCATCGAGGTCCGCTCGGGCCGCATGCTCTATGCCCATGCCGCCCCGCCCGGCCCGGCACCTGCTGCCCGCAGCCGCCCCGACACGCTCCGCCGCGGCACCCACGGCCTGCCGGCACCGCTTGCGGCCCTCACCGGCGGCGATCCGGCCATTCTCGCCATGCTGGGCCGCGCCGCCCGGCTGGTGGAGGCGCCGGTCGCGATCATGATCCGCGGTGAGACCGGCACGGGGAAGGAATACCTCGCCAAGGCGCTGCATCAGTCACGCCGCAAACCCGGCCCCTTCGTGGCGGTCAACTGCGCGGCCCTGCCCGAAAGCCTGATCGAAAGCGAGCTGTTCGGCCATGTTCCCGGTGCCTTCACCGGCGCCCGTGCCCGCGGCCATGCCGGGCTGATCCGCGAGGCATCCGGCGGCACGCTGTTCCTGGACGAAATCGGCGACATGCCGCTTGCCCTTCAGGGCCGGCTGCTCCGGGTGCTGGCCGAACGCGAGGTGCTGCCGGTCGGCGGTTCACGGCCGGTACCGGTCGACATCCGGGTGATTTCAGCCAGCCATCGCGACCTGATGGCCGAGGTGCGCGCCGGCCGCTTCCGCGAAGACCTCTATTATCGCCTGAACGGCGCCCTGCTGACCCTGCCGCCCCTGCGCGAACGGGCCGATCTCGACTGGCTGGTCGGCCGGATGCTGGCCGACGGGGCGACCGAGCCCGCCGGTCATCGCCTGGACCCGCAGGCCCGGCTGCGGCTGCGGGCCCATCACTGGCCGGGCAATCTGCGCGAGCTCGCCAATGCGCTGGTCTGCGCCCGGGCGGTTTCCACCGGCGGCGTGATCCGGGTCAACGATCTGCCCGAAGAGCTGCAGGCCCCGGCGGTCAGTGCCCAGGCCCATGCCATCGGCCCCCATCCGCGGGCGCGGGAAGACGCCGAGATGCTGCGCATGGTGCTGAAATCCCACGGCTGGAACGTGTCGGCCGCCGCCCGGGCGCTCGGCATCGACCGCACCACCGTCCACCGCCGCATGCGCCGCCTGGGCATCCGCCCGCCGCATCGGGTGGAGGGGTGA
- a CDS encoding ATP-NAD kinase family protein: METRRDDAAPPAGAPLVGVIANPVSARDIRRVIANATSLQIADRANIVLRILACLRHFGIGRVVMMPDTGGVRSHVKRGLHQSANRGDGRFPAVEWLDMAVTATADDSIEAARRMAAMGVAVIVVLGGDGTHRAVASTCGRVPIAGVSTGTNNAFPDTREATVTGLAVGLAAAGLVPPEVAFRPNKRLEVTVAGRTETALVDVAVVAERYVGARALWRTEGFRELFVTFGDPRTIGMSAIAGLSAPVDRAAPFGRHIRFAEPALAERVLHAPIAPGLILPVGIDAVARLDPDRPVRIMAEAGSLAFDGEREIAFTAADAPAVTLRTDAFRTVDVEACMAHAAAEGLFFDRTRGPAANTSA; the protein is encoded by the coding sequence ATGGAAACGCGACGAGACGACGCAGCGCCGCCTGCGGGCGCGCCGCTGGTGGGCGTGATCGCCAATCCGGTTTCCGCGCGGGACATCCGCCGGGTGATCGCCAACGCCACCAGCCTGCAGATCGCCGACCGGGCCAATATCGTGCTCCGGATTCTGGCCTGTCTGCGCCATTTCGGCATCGGCCGGGTGGTGATGATGCCGGATACCGGCGGGGTGCGGTCGCATGTGAAACGCGGCCTGCACCAATCGGCCAATCGCGGCGACGGCCGCTTTCCGGCGGTCGAGTGGCTGGACATGGCCGTCACCGCCACCGCCGATGACAGCATCGAGGCCGCCCGGCGCATGGCCGCCATGGGTGTGGCGGTGATCGTGGTTCTGGGCGGCGACGGCACCCATCGCGCCGTCGCCTCGACCTGCGGCCGGGTGCCGATCGCCGGCGTGTCGACCGGCACCAACAACGCCTTTCCCGACACCCGGGAGGCCACCGTCACCGGGCTGGCCGTGGGGCTGGCCGCCGCCGGGCTGGTGCCGCCCGAGGTGGCCTTCCGTCCCAACAAGCGCCTGGAGGTGACGGTCGCCGGCCGCACCGAAACCGCGCTGGTCGACGTGGCGGTTGTGGCGGAGCGTTATGTCGGCGCCCGCGCGCTCTGGCGCACCGAGGGTTTCCGCGAGCTTTTCGTCACCTTCGGCGACCCGCGCACCATCGGCATGTCGGCCATCGCCGGGCTGTCGGCCCCGGTCGACCGCGCGGCACCTTTCGGCCGCCACATCCGCTTCGCCGAACCCGCCCTGGCCGAACGGGTGCTGCATGCCCCGATCGCCCCCGGGCTGATCCTGCCGGTCGGCATCGATGCCGTCGCCCGGCTGGATCCCGACCGGCCGGTGCGGATCATGGCCGAGGCCGGCTCACTCGCCTTCGACGGCGAGCGCGAAATCGCCTTCACCGCCGCCGACGCACCTGCCGTCACGCTGCGCACCGATGCCTTCCGCACCGTCGATGTCGAGGCCTGCATGGCCCATGCCGCAGCGGAAGGCCTGTTCTTCGACAGGACACGGGGACCGGCTGCAAACACCAGCGCCTGA
- a CDS encoding thiamine pyrophosphate-dependent dehydrogenase E1 component subunit alpha has product MPDSKPARPDGPLPLDHDRLLHAYRIMRTIRDFEERLHVDFGRGDIPGFVHLYAGEEATAAGIMMHLNDQDRIASTHRGHGHCIAKGVDVVEMMAEIYGKTTGSCRGKGGSMHIADLSKGMMGANGILGAGAPLVCGAALAAKVLGHKGVGISFVGDGASNQGTFLESLNLAAVWNLPAIFVVENNGYAESTAFEWAVAADSYVDRATGFGLPGVTVDGTDFFAVYEAAGEVIARAREGGGPSLLECKMVRFFGHFEGDAQTYRAKGELERIRAEQDCIRIFRSRVTGAGVVTDAECDAIDAEVAELIERAVQAAKDAPMPSAADLLTDVYVSY; this is encoded by the coding sequence ATGCCGGATTCAAAGCCCGCCCGTCCCGACGGGCCGCTGCCGCTCGATCACGACCGGCTGCTCCACGCCTACCGGATCATGCGCACCATCCGCGACTTCGAGGAACGCCTGCATGTCGATTTCGGCCGCGGCGACATCCCCGGCTTCGTCCATCTTTATGCCGGCGAAGAGGCGACGGCCGCCGGCATCATGATGCATCTGAACGATCAGGACCGCATCGCCTCCACCCATCGTGGTCATGGCCATTGCATCGCCAAGGGCGTCGACGTGGTGGAGATGATGGCCGAGATCTACGGGAAGACCACCGGGTCCTGCCGCGGCAAGGGCGGCTCCATGCACATCGCCGACCTGTCCAAGGGCATGATGGGCGCCAACGGCATCCTTGGCGCCGGTGCGCCGCTGGTCTGCGGCGCGGCGCTCGCCGCCAAGGTGCTGGGCCACAAGGGGGTGGGCATCAGCTTCGTCGGCGACGGCGCCTCCAACCAGGGCACCTTCCTTGAAAGCCTGAACCTCGCCGCGGTCTGGAACCTGCCCGCGATCTTCGTGGTCGAAAACAACGGCTATGCCGAAAGCACCGCTTTCGAATGGGCGGTGGCCGCCGACAGCTATGTCGATCGCGCGACCGGCTTCGGCCTGCCCGGGGTCACCGTCGACGGCACCGATTTCTTCGCGGTCTACGAAGCGGCGGGCGAGGTGATCGCCCGGGCGCGCGAGGGCGGCGGGCCGTCGCTGCTGGAATGCAAGATGGTCCGCTTCTTCGGCCATTTCGAAGGCGATGCCCAGACCTACCGCGCCAAGGGCGAGCTGGAGCGCATCCGCGCCGAGCAGGACTGCATCCGCATCTTCCGCAGCCGCGTCACCGGCGCGGGTGTGGTGACCGATGCCGAATGCGATGCGATCGATGCCGAAGTGGCAGAGCTGATCGAGCGCGCCGTCCAGGCCGCCAAGGACGCGCCGATGCCGTCTGCGGCGGATCTCCTCACCGACGTCTACGTCTCGTACTGA
- a CDS encoding alpha-ketoacid dehydrogenase subunit beta, producing the protein MARKISMKDAINEALDQEMTRDPTVIMMGEDIVGGTGAGGEADAWGGVLGVTKGLYAKHGDRLMDTPLSESAYIGAAIGAATCGLRPVAELMFIDFMGVCFDQIYNQAAKFRYMFGGKAETPVTIRAMVGGGFRAAAQHSQMLTPLFTHIPGLKVVCPSNAYDAKGLLIQSIRDNDPVIFCEHKALYGHETDVPAESYAIPFAEAAVVREGGDVTIVTYGLMVHRAQEAAALLAKDGIEAEIIDLRTLSPLDMDTVLESVEATGRLVVVDEAHPRCSIATDIAARVTQEAFKALKAAPRMVTAPHTPVPFSPTLEDLFLPSGQAIAEAARATIGR; encoded by the coding sequence ATGGCCCGCAAGATCAGCATGAAAGACGCCATCAACGAGGCGCTGGACCAGGAGATGACCCGCGATCCCACCGTCATCATGATGGGTGAGGACATCGTGGGCGGCACCGGCGCCGGCGGCGAGGCCGACGCCTGGGGCGGCGTTCTGGGCGTCACCAAGGGGCTCTACGCCAAGCATGGCGACCGGCTGATGGACACGCCGCTTTCCGAAAGCGCCTATATCGGCGCCGCGATCGGTGCCGCGACCTGCGGCCTCAGGCCCGTCGCCGAACTGATGTTCATCGACTTCATGGGCGTGTGCTTCGACCAGATCTACAACCAGGCCGCCAAGTTCCGCTACATGTTCGGCGGCAAGGCCGAAACCCCCGTCACCATCCGCGCCATGGTCGGCGGCGGCTTCCGGGCGGCGGCACAGCACAGCCAGATGCTCACCCCGCTGTTCACCCATATTCCCGGCCTCAAGGTCGTCTGCCCGTCGAATGCCTATGACGCCAAGGGCCTGCTGATCCAGTCGATCCGCGACAACGACCCGGTGATCTTCTGCGAGCACAAGGCGCTCTACGGCCACGAGACGGACGTGCCGGCCGAATCCTATGCCATCCCCTTCGCCGAGGCGGCGGTGGTGCGCGAGGGCGGCGACGTCACCATCGTGACCTACGGCTTGATGGTCCATCGCGCCCAGGAGGCCGCAGCCCTGCTGGCGAAGGACGGGATCGAGGCCGAGATCATCGATCTGCGCACGCTCTCGCCGCTCGACATGGACACCGTTCTGGAAAGCGTCGAGGCGACCGGCCGGCTGGTCGTGGTCGACGAGGCGCATCCGCGCTGCTCGATCGCGACCGACATCGCCGCCCGGGTGACGCAGGAGGCCTTCAAGGCGCTGAAGGCAGCCCCGCGCATGGTGACCGCCCCCCATACCCCGGTGCCGTTCTCGCCCACCCTCGAAGACCTGTTCCTGCCCTCGGGCCAGGCGATCGCCGAGGCCGCCCGCGCGACCATCGGCCGCTGA
- a CDS encoding acetoin dehydrogenase dihydrolipoyllysine-residue acetyltransferase subunit: protein MSDDRIKPLVMPKWGLSMQEGRLAAWLVEEGADISVGDEIMEVETDKITNVVEAADAGRLRRRVGQEGEVYPVKALLGVLAPPEVDDAAIDAFVAAYEVPAAGGDDEDAAPAHAFVDTPAGRLRHASRGDSGPHVVLIHGFGGDLDNWLFNIDDLAGVARVHALDLPGHGQSSKDVGTGDLEALATAVLAFMDSQEIEAAHLVGHSMGGAVSAHLATTRPERARSLTLIASAGLGEEIDQGYIDGFVSAASRRDLKPVLSKLFADQALVGRRLVDDLLKYKRLDGVDAALAKLRDGLFAGGRQKAPLAAAIAAADLPVLVIWGTEDRVIPAAHANALPGATVEVLPDAGHMVQMEAAARVNELIRRHIGG from the coding sequence ATGAGTGACGACCGCATCAAGCCGCTGGTGATGCCGAAATGGGGCCTGTCCATGCAGGAAGGCCGCCTCGCCGCCTGGCTGGTCGAGGAAGGGGCCGACATCTCGGTCGGCGACGAGATCATGGAGGTCGAGACCGACAAGATCACCAATGTCGTGGAGGCGGCCGATGCCGGCCGTCTCCGCCGCCGGGTCGGCCAGGAGGGCGAGGTCTACCCGGTGAAGGCCCTGCTGGGCGTGCTGGCGCCGCCCGAGGTCGATGATGCCGCGATCGACGCCTTCGTCGCCGCCTATGAGGTGCCGGCGGCGGGCGGTGACGACGAGGATGCCGCCCCCGCCCATGCCTTCGTCGACACCCCGGCCGGCCGGCTGCGCCATGCCAGCCGCGGCGACAGCGGCCCCCATGTCGTGCTGATCCACGGCTTCGGCGGCGATCTCGACAACTGGCTGTTCAACATCGACGATCTGGCCGGCGTCGCCCGGGTCCACGCCCTCGACCTGCCCGGCCATGGCCAGTCGTCCAAGGATGTGGGCACCGGCGACCTGGAGGCGCTGGCCACCGCCGTGCTCGCCTTCATGGACAGCCAGGAGATCGAGGCCGCCCATCTGGTCGGCCATTCCATGGGCGGGGCGGTTTCGGCCCATCTCGCCACCACCCGGCCGGAACGCGCCCGATCCCTGACCCTGATCGCCTCGGCGGGGCTGGGGGAGGAGATTGACCAGGGCTATATCGACGGCTTCGTTTCCGCGGCCTCGCGCCGCGATCTGAAGCCCGTGCTCTCGAAGCTCTTCGCCGATCAGGCTCTGGTCGGCCGGCGGCTGGTCGACGACCTGCTGAAATACAAGCGCCTCGACGGGGTGGATGCCGCGCTGGCGAAGCTCCGCGACGGGCTGTTCGCGGGCGGGCGCCAGAAGGCCCCGCTGGCCGCGGCCATCGCCGCCGCCGATCTGCCGGTGCTGGTGATCTGGGGCACGGAGGACCGGGTGATCCCGGCCGCCCATGCCAATGCCCTGCCCGGCGCCACGGTCGAGGTGCTGCCCGATGCCGGCCACATGGTCCAGATGGAAGCGGCCGCCCGGGTCAACGAGTTGATCCGGCGCCATATCGGAGGATGA
- a CDS encoding SDR family NAD(P)-dependent oxidoreductase, whose protein sequence is MTASLPLSGRRTVVTGAGRGIGAAIARGLAAQGAAVMIADLNPDTAAGVADEIRKAGGTAAATAVDVRERASVAAMLDRTIAEFGGLDVVFNNAGIAQVRPFLAITEDDWRTVMDVNGLGVLIGMQEAITRLRAQGTGGAIINTASIAGKQGYEPLAHYSASKFAVVALTQAAARAFGAENIRVNAICPGVVATDMWKLIDQGFRDSGLTGRENEAFDQFAAGAVLGRPSRAEDLVGVACFLASDAAAFMTGQTLLVDGGMVMD, encoded by the coding sequence ATGACCGCCTCTCTCCCCCTTTCGGGTCGCCGCACGGTGGTGACCGGCGCCGGCCGCGGCATCGGGGCCGCCATCGCCCGCGGGCTTGCCGCCCAGGGTGCGGCGGTGATGATCGCCGATCTCAACCCCGACACCGCCGCCGGGGTGGCCGACGAAATCCGCAAGGCCGGCGGCACGGCCGCCGCCACCGCGGTCGATGTGCGCGAGCGGGCCTCGGTCGCGGCCATGCTCGACCGGACGATCGCCGAGTTCGGCGGGCTGGACGTGGTGTTCAACAATGCCGGCATCGCCCAGGTCCGCCCCTTCCTCGCCATCACCGAAGACGACTGGCGGACGGTGATGGACGTGAACGGGCTGGGTGTGCTGATCGGCATGCAGGAAGCGATCACCCGCCTGCGCGCCCAGGGCACGGGCGGTGCGATCATCAACACCGCCTCCATCGCCGGCAAGCAGGGCTATGAACCGCTGGCCCATTATTCCGCCAGCAAGTTCGCGGTCGTCGCCCTCACCCAGGCGGCGGCGCGGGCCTTCGGGGCGGAGAACATCCGGGTCAATGCGATCTGCCCGGGCGTGGTCGCGACCGACATGTGGAAGCTGATCGACCAGGGCTTCCGCGACTCAGGGCTGACCGGCCGCGAGAACGAGGCCTTCGATCAGTTCGCCGCCGGGGCCGTGCTCGGTCGCCCGTCCAGGGCCGAGGATCTGGTCGGCGTCGCCTGCTTCCTGGCATCCGATGCGGCCGCCTTCATGACCGGTCAGACCCTGCTGGTCGACGGCGGCATGGTGATGGACTGA